One genomic window of Clostridioides sp. ES-S-0054-01 includes the following:
- a CDS encoding SLC13 family permease — MGIILKPKQFYMTVIATIILYLSLNYSFNIKFSICLSFLTILIWAIDSAEKTVVALFFVILAFIFNIAPINVILQFLFTENFYIIILAYIITNAVTKTGVAKIISEKLILNTVNTPKKMILLSYTLGILLIFFIPQPFPRVILVSAFYKEFLKEQQITEDSKSILLFSIFTASTFTSMFFVNGDTLLNYVVLELGNCNINWGQWAFYMSVPTIITCFITYFLFIFVFKKELYSIKFVSHENLDINKPQFSYSNLKKEFNLLNKEQKHVFLCLGIMFFMFLTQFLHNINTLIIMSICVLLLLLRKIIGFSTLKEINWKVLIFFIAAFSIGGVLKYSGVVDIMGNYLIKFIPNSSEIISILFLITLTIILNICLGSAVTTSSVVIPLLGSLHILRENSITLCLFVYIIVSIQYILPFHHATIMVGHGENLYNSNVIFKYGLTLIPLTYFIIICITFPWWRFIGLEI; from the coding sequence ATGGGTATTATTCTTAAGCCAAAACAATTTTATATGACTGTTATAGCTACCATAATTCTCTACTTATCTCTTAATTACAGTTTCAATATAAAATTTTCTATCTGCTTATCTTTTTTGACTATCTTGATATGGGCCATAGACTCTGCTGAAAAAACTGTGGTTGCATTGTTTTTTGTAATTCTAGCTTTTATTTTTAACATTGCACCAATAAATGTTATTTTACAATTTTTATTTACAGAAAATTTTTATATAATAATTCTTGCATATATAATTACTAATGCAGTTACAAAAACAGGTGTTGCAAAAATTATTTCTGAAAAACTTATTTTAAATACTGTAAATACCCCTAAAAAAATGATTCTTTTATCATATACTTTAGGTATACTTTTAATATTTTTTATCCCACAACCATTTCCAAGGGTTATTCTTGTGTCTGCTTTTTACAAAGAATTTTTAAAAGAACAACAAATAACTGAAGATTCAAAATCTATACTTTTATTTAGCATATTTACAGCCTCCACCTTTACATCAATGTTTTTTGTAAATGGAGACACTCTTCTAAACTATGTTGTACTAGAACTTGGAAACTGTAATATAAATTGGGGTCAATGGGCTTTTTACATGTCTGTTCCAACTATAATTACTTGTTTTATAACTTATTTTTTATTTATCTTTGTCTTTAAAAAAGAGTTGTATTCAATAAAATTTGTTTCTCATGAAAATCTTGATATTAATAAACCTCAGTTTTCATATTCTAATTTAAAAAAAGAATTTAATTTACTAAACAAAGAACAAAAACACGTATTTTTATGCCTAGGAATAATGTTTTTTATGTTTTTAACTCAATTTCTACATAACATAAATACATTAATTATAATGTCAATTTGTGTACTTCTTTTATTGCTAAGAAAAATAATTGGATTTAGCACTTTAAAAGAAATAAATTGGAAAGTACTTATTTTTTTCATAGCAGCATTTTCAATTGGAGGAGTATTAAAGTATTCTGGAGTTGTAGACATAATGGGGAATTATTTAATAAAGTTTATACCAAACTCTTCAGAAATTATTTCGATATTATTTTTGATAACTCTCACAATAATCTTGAATATATGTCTTGGAAGTGCTGTCACTACATCATCTGTAGTAATACCATTACTTGGAAGTTTGCACATACTAAGGGAAAATAGTATTACTTTATGCCTATTTGTCTACATTATAGTAAGTATACAATACATATTACCATTTCATCATGCTACAATAATGGTTGGACATGGTGAAAATCTATACAATAGCAATGTT